A region of the Melitaea cinxia chromosome 1, ilMelCinx1.1, whole genome shotgun sequence genome:
ttacactccaAACTATGGCAAGTAGTTCTTTCTGTATAGTTGGGTAATTTaattcagctttattcaaaGGTCTACTAGCATATGCTACAGCTctcatgttattattacaaagtactGCACCTATTGCTGTCCCTGAAGcatcagtttgtaatataaattcttttgaaaaatcagGGTATTGTAGAATGGGTGGatttattaaagcatttttcaaaatattaaatgatatctcACACTGTTCAGTCCACTCATATTTGACATTCCTcctacaaagtttatttaaacaattagttaattcagcaaaatttttaataaactttctatAGTAATTACACATTGCCACAAAACGTCTCAACTCATCGACGTTCGTCGGTATTGGGTAATTTTGAATAGTCTTAATTTTGTCTTGGTCTGGTTGAATTCCTTTAGAGGATATCGtatggcctaaatataataGTTCTGTTTTTAAGAATTGACATTTACTCGGATTTAGTTTGAGATTGACTTTACGTAAGCGTTCGAAAAtttctattaagtttttattatgtgattctaaatttcttccgaagcaaacacaatcgtctaaataaataaaacaatttatatagttaagaCCTGACATAGCTACTGACATGACTCTAGAGAAAGCGCTGGGACTGATCTTTAGCCCCATAGGTAGACGTTTCATTTGAAACTGACCTGTACTAGTTGTAAATGATGTGATTGGTCTAGATTCGGGTTTTAATGAACATTGATAATATGATTGACTTAGGTCTAAATGAGAGAAATAAATTGCGCCTGATAACGAATCCAATATCTCTGTTATGTTTGGTAATGGAAATTTATCATCCTGTATTACTTCATTTAACTTTCGATAGTCTATAACTAATctccactttttattatttttgtcatctgATTTTTTGGGTACTAACAATATCGGACTGGACCATTCACTTTGTGATGGTTCTATTATGTCATCAGctaacatttgtttaatttgtttatctacttcaggttttaaactatgtggtaatctatatggttttatataaactggatttacatttcgtttcaaattaattgattgttCACACAAGTTAGTAGTCGTAAGCTTATCAccgggtaaataaaatatgtcagcaTACTTTGAACAAATACTCTCTATACTGTTACGTTCACTTGTACCTAAGTGATCAAGTTTCAAAGATTGCAACAATGTTTTTGCACGTGTAGAGTTCGAAGTACACTTATCAAAAGAACAAACATTATACTCTTTTAATGGTAATAGCTGAGGttgaaaaattggaataataatttctttgtcactagtattcattaatctaataggtattatgttattttttggttttactattaaactagctaaaaataaattttcttgtaattcTTCCTGTACAATCACACTATCTTCTTTCACATctgaatttaactttatataatgaatagtttcGCATCGTGCTGGTATCGTTATATAGTCTGTACATAATTTAGGTGAAGTATATAATGGTATCTggctttgtttttcatttgttaacattaatatatttttctctaaatcgataatcgaataaaaattgtttagaaaatcTAACCCAATTATTCCATCTGATTTACAAGGTAATtcctcaaacaaataaaatttgtgttcataattagttccatctaacgcctgtaaagttaaataaacataaccctCTGAATATGTCTTGCCACCTATACCGTTAATGACTATAGGGTCTTTATGTATCGGTGTATGTTTCGATAATATACTACTACGAATAGCCGATAAAGATGCACCGGTATCTAGTAACCacgaacatttttttctatagatatttaagaatatgtattttacattgttttcgtaatttaaaatataatttttagtcccgaaaaaactgtttcggttcagtagttttttcttcttcaagttgtaccgaacaaatattttgcttaCTACGGTTACCGCTACTATTGTAAACTCGACGGGGACCTCGAGTCGGGGGCGAGTGGTTTTTGTTAGAATAATatcctgaattattataattatttttaacatacatacctGTACGAGGGGTATTATTGAGATTGTTGTTTCGTCCACGATGtgagtaaaaattagttttattggttCGTCCGCCTCTGCCTCTTTGGGAAGACCTATAGTAGGGGATTCGATTACCTCTTCTTTGCGCgttgaatatattgttagacGATGAAGGTTGTCCCAACTCCTCGTCTTCAGCAGCACGGACTGCATCCTTCAACTCGGAGTAGTCTCGAGCTGATATAATTGTGCTGAGTCGCCTATTACGTAATCCATCTGCAAATCTTTTAATcgctaatttttcattaataggtCTCAATATCTCACAAGCCTTCGGGTTTCCGTTGCTCTGTGCTATAGTGAGGCCTACAAATAACTCAGATAATTTATCTCCATACTCATgaattgacatattattttgagataagttatttaattggcTAAGTATCGcatttgctgatttttttgttaataaagaatttctaatatcatggattaagctctttacATCACTATAttcgctttttaattttaatttagcacatTTAGTTAACctggtttttaatacaaatgaaattaataattttttctgtgtgaAATCTACAAGATACTCATCATACATTTCAATTCcgtcaataattttttcagtagTTTCTTCCGTATTATCCATTACGGGAATTAAAGAAGTAGCAGTTTTTAAGTCGAACCTatccatttttgttatttccgatttttccattatactatccacacaattaattttgtaacttaaaattttattatatactaattcaatgcgttctaatattccataaacataatcttttaattcaactttacatttttgttcgttaaaaatattaataatatctttatattcacGAAATAGTTTTTtagcttttacaatttttttattcacattaccTGTATATTGTAATCTTCTAGTGGGACCTAATTTCcttaaatcaatttgaatttcacttaacttatttaaaataatttctaattctttttccatatagttttaaacttacagtcaatattacacatagttcttacatattttacgtaaatatggtATGAAATCTATACACAGAAATTAACAATAGAGGGGAGGGAAAGGTTTTCACTTCAcatattttcacttttcatttatattattattactttttaactttttactttcactATTCACTTTTCACTATACCGTATCTCCTCCGTCAGCGTTTGTAGGGTTGAATCTGCCAGAAAACCTCTGCCGAATTCTCGTAAAAAATTCGGACTGCATTCTTTTTTCTATCCATTTCCTTTCTTTATTTCTCCAGCTTTTCCATGCCAAGTAAAccatagtacaaataaaaattattagggccacggtgattaaaatattactcgtttttatgttactttcgaTTTCTGTAATTCCTCCAGTGTTACTCCCTGCAGCGGCATTCTgcgttattaatatttccttatcttcgtttttcgagtaatttttccccatattatttattaattagatatagttttaatgaagGTCTCACTTTATTCACTGctcgttataaattataaattataaattctttaaaagttgCACCGAGGCACACTGGAATCCGTCGCGTTTGCGTTTTGCGCCGGTCACCCGACACTCGCAACCGCCACGGCATGGCAGGGTCGCCAtgaggtgtgaggtacggggagatacagtaaaaggcgcacaagtgttccggacaacgctctgatttattctgcatacatataatgaaaatacatgtcttataaactaaatgttactacactacacatgtcatgtggtcccatttaaatttaattgagatttgattactactttttgagtaatctttgagaACGCGTATTTACGCAAATTTTtgtgtctacttacgttgtactacttgtacGATGTTgtacgatgtaattgaagttggtttttttcgtttgcgagcaaacacaattagagCAGATTACAATTAGATAATGATAACAAAGTAATTTTGTGTGTATTCTTTGTatctgataaattttattatctatggtCTATCTATAGCTATGTTTTCGTTTATGtaatagcgccatctatcaaccagtagatatttaaaataaaatgcaatatatatttttttatttcacatcaaaatcagtacttAAACGCAAgtgcaaaattttaattacatcatgaaattactaatttttactTCACTTCATTTCTACCTATTACAGTCCtttgctggacatgggcctcccaAGTTGCCTCcccaactcatgtgttttgctcatagtcaccaccgCACCGCATCGcttgatcgcagggctggctttgtcgcgccgaagacgctgctacccgtcttcggcctgtgcatttcaaagccagcagttggatggttatcccgccatcggtcggctttttaatttccaaggtggtagtggaactgtgttatcacttagttgctttttttgagtaatctttgataatgcgtgttaacttgactattttttcgtctacttacgtttatttactcgtcgatgtaattggtttttttttcgtttgcgagcaaacacaattatattattacatattacatcAATTGTGCCATCTATTGATAAGTAGCTTCatgttgtaataaaaacaacatttttctaATTACAGTACCCTCATGAAGTTAATCTGATTATCATTCtgttattattagttaaaaCCACCTTTTATGACTTTATGATAAATTAAGAACATGCTGAAAATGATaggtacttattatttatattatcttagTGTGTACTGATACTATCGATATAAAAAAGAACAGAAGATAtggtaatctatatattaatacgttaagCAGAAACTTTGTACAGCTTTTTaggaaaattgcgtggacgaggagtatgaaatttcgcacacttatattttatatagagaaggagtgcagaatgctaatatttttttaaaattatgcaaaatatacatttaatcaataaaaaaaaatacacactaccatgtatttgacacacacacgcatatatactcttttgttgattgtcaaagtaaaattgaaattttttaaaaaaggttctttatttttattatttttaggttttctttaatttaaatttttaattatggtcgaatttcaaccactgAGCAACCACTAGTGTAAGTTAAATTGCAAAGTAAGACGGCACACGTTTGAGTTTAGCATAGTAGCAAGACTATAGATAGGTTTTAGAACTATACATAGGTACGCTTAACTGTATCACGTAAGGGGTCGTAAATTAATCATGGGAAACTCGAAAGAGAGAGAGGGGGGGTcggaaaaaaaacatgaaagaTCACAAGGAGGTAGGGGCTGTAACGAGATACTATatgtcggcaacacgcttgcgatacttctagtGTTGCTGGTGTCCATAAGCTATCTCACGGTAAGCGATTGCaccttgcaacaccagaaacatcacaAAAGTGTTGCAGCCTTTAATTGAAGCTGtaattaaatacacttttatagaccATTCGTGTGGTAGAGGAATACTGTATATGGTAGGTAATTATAGATTACGCATCTAAACATTCAAAGTGCCTATATGGTCTTagatccgaacctaagtcgATAATATAAGTCAGGCCAGGATTTTTTTAGAAAACccatttttcatatatattacacttttataaaaagtatatttcattctattatcagctcggtgaagatcgagttaggttcggatcttctgCTAATAGATATCCGACAATTTATCGTTCGTCATCAAATACGTGCTAATAACGTTTTATGCAATGTTACGTCAATAAAATTACGTTATATGAAATGTATATCAAACGTTTTATGAAAATGTAATGGCAAactaacatataattatagacACAAAAAACTAATTAAGTATACGTAGAATTAAGTTGCAGAGAATTTAAGTTTAGATGCGACAATGAGCGAGTAAAGTTCGCTTTTCTGACTCACTAATTATTGTGAACGGCTATTTCCCGATTCCTTAAAATTATACGATAGGGAAGTCGGTATATCTTTAAATTATAAGCGTATGGTAAAGACATATTAGTCCAGCCAGTCAGTGAAATGTCGGTTACgtgaacaataacaataattaacaaGCGACGTTAatgatataatgtataatagcttgttattttataatctaaaatttatcaagttattatcatataaatcACTCTAGATATGCTAAGTATTATCAAAATACGCTTCGGTACATTTTAAAACTAGCGCGTAGTTTTTAGGAGTTTCACTGtcaaaagtaaattatattatgtattataattattattattctttaaccacttgatgttaattttttttctttccaattatattcacatgtataaactattatttatatagcttaatgtcatattttatattagtataatatcgtgtgtactttagttttattactttaggaaaacagtgcactgttaaactgttaattattgtttttgctgcactgattatcacataaattgtatctattttttctgtaaataaataaataaataaaaattatgcaaCGTTCAAAATAACGTCttgacatattattatatagattcaATTTTTATCACAACTATTTTCTATagcagtattaaaaatatagagatttaaattatatttgtaattttatataaaataatttcgtcACTCTTATAATCTTGTtgaagttataatataattttattcttacatAACGTTTTATCGACTTTGGTTGGTTCGAttaaatctttaataaattgtaCTTTTAATCTATTATCAAGGATCGATATCTATTAAATAGGAATGAGTCCAACAAAATAACACTCTATTTACAACAATGATTAGGtactcaatatattttttaattgtttgcaTTGGAATATCAGCTGGTAAgtgtatttaaaatgtatttaaataacgaaataaaatatagcagtgTTAATGTTATCGATAAACGAGTTACGATATAAGTTTTAACTAACTTAAAAAAGACCAGTAAGTAGCCTATGGGTTGTAGTAGGTACTTGATAGTTTCTTCATTGATATCATTATAAACAGTAGatcgattttatattttttatacctatcGCAAGCTAATGAAGTTCTTCCAtgcttaattttaaaagatgtAAGAGTAGAACCAAGAGaaactgaaaatatttaataaaaataattcaaaatttacagTTAATATAAAACGATAGTAGGAATAAGTATGGAGGGAAAACTTATTTGTTACGTTTAACTTCTTTATGATTTTTAGGTCTGATCGAAACCGAATCTGCTTCTTAGTTTAATTctcttttattttgaaaatgggGCCAGGGACCTGGCCCTGGAGATATTTTCTATTCATATCTTTCTACTTTTTGTTTTCTCTCCTATTCGTTCTCGTACtggaaaatatttctatttttatatatttatgcagctgatatttatacaatattatttatcttacaGCTCTCCCAGCTGATCCTGTTATAAGAAAACTAGATCCAAACTTACGCTTCAAATATGAAACGGATGGCAGTGGAAAAAACGTATTAGTCGATACATGGATGAAACTGAGTGATTTGGCCGCTACAGCAAGATTCAACCCTATTGCAACAAACtcctataatttatttaccaggtaaataatatattatttttaacgctTACAGTgtgtaataaaattcaattcaaCAACGTTTGCAGTGATATAATAcacctaaataatttttacattatttatgcaCACTGTTCGTGTTAACAGATttcaaagttttaataaattacccAAATATAAAATACCATTGTTATTATTgacgattattatataattaagaaatGCTGCAATAATACAATGATGTACTTCAACATTAAGTCGAATATGTCTACCTATTTACCTAATTATAATGTCGACAACATTGATTTTCGGTAAAACTCGAATGAGTTTATGTGGCATCTTATTATTAgtgactttaatttatattcgtTCATGTATCTTAgtagtgaaaaaataaataaataatattcttagtAAATAAgctaatgaaattatttacgtGCGTTTATAAGTTTAAGGtttatcataatttaatttactaatttcCAGACAAAATCCAACTATAAGccaaaatttactatttaataatattcctAATCTTCTGGCTTCAAACTTTGATAGCAGTAAAAGGACTGTAATTCTCATTCATACTTGGAGAACTCAAGTTATTTCGGACTTTAGTATAACACTTGTTCCtggtttgtataaaataattactttatatgtCAAATAAGTAAAagtcatacataaatataaataaatttatattctgaAAAGacccaaaatttaaaaatcattacatcACATACGGCAAAGCTCATATCGGCGGGTAGTAGGGTTTTTGTTGTATCAACTTTATCAATTACATAATACTTGCAAACTACAGAAGCACCTGTTCTCACATACTAAATTCGAAATTTGGAgctaattagaaaaaaaatgaattaactGTATTTTTCCACAACTTTCGAAATAAAGTTTCTTTCTACACATTTCGAAATAAATCTATTTGTAATggatattttttgaaaatggtACAAACTCAAAATTATTTagtacgattttttatttagacTTGGCTTGAATATGGATTAAATTTGTTCCAATACTCAAGAGGagcaataaaaagttttattctaaaaatttaaagGTATTATCTTTTTTGAATATTACCTCCAGAAgtgcattatttatttacttataggTACCATTTTATTTAACAGGAGCccttgtataattaaaaaacgtaaCTCAGTTttggtaataaaaaatgtttggttTTTTGCAGCACTATTAGCCGCAGCAGATTTAAATGTCATCCTGGTAGACTGGACCGCCGGTAGTAATACCATAAACTATCCTGTTCTTATCGATAATTGTGTCGAGTCTGGACGGGCTGTTGCGCTATTTATTGACTGGCTTAATCAATCAACTGGTTCCTCACCATCGCAATTCCATATTATAGGCCACGGCTTTGGCGGTCATCAAGCCGGTATAGCAGCAAGATATGTACAAGGAGAAGTTGGATACGTAACAGGTATATTTATTCCATCATATTGTATGCAAAAAGTATTTCTACATCATCTCAGCAAATGTACAATTTTCTTTCAAGTGTTGTTGGCATAACTTTCTTTATATATCTtgtccaataataataataataatcatcatcatcatcattttagcctataacagtccactgctggacataggcctccacaagtttacaccaaaaatggcgcaaactAATGTGTGTgccccatagtcaccacgttgagtaggcaggttggtgaccgcagggctggcttaaCGAAGACTCTGCtcaaaccagcagttggatggttatcccgccatcggtcggttttacAAGTTCCAAagtcgatttttatttattgttttttgttattattactctTACCTCAACgccgttttttgtttttatacgtCTTAAGGTTGAGTGGTAGATGAGGCTGTATAGTTTTAAGCCCATCGAAGTTATTTtaagttgtgtaataaagttttaaaataaaaataaataattttgtagcaTTGGATCCATCATTTTATGGATGGCTAAACCACAATTACCGCCTCCAGCCTGAGGATAGCGCGTACACAGAAGTTATCCACACAAATGCTGGTATGAGTGGATATCTTGGAGACTTAGGTCACGTAGATTTTTATCCTAATGGAGGAGAATCAATGCCTGGGTGCAGCTCACACGCCTGTGATCACGCGAGAAGTTACTTTTACTTTGCGGAATCTGTACTTTCTGGAGGTTTTACCGGCAGACAATGTTCAAGCTATTTAGCTGCTATTTTCGGAATTTGTTCATTACCAGGAAGGTTACAAATGGGTGGATTAACACCTAAGACTGGGTAAGTtcttaaatttgttaaaaatatagttataacaagAGAAAAGGTTAActactatatatacatatatttttctatttcagaCAATCTGGCATATATACTGTTGATACGAATGCCACTCCACCATATTCAAGAGGTTGAATAATTTGAGTGTACCAACTAAGTCAATTAATGACCTACCacttgttacttttttaatatcgattgtaattatttacttgCTGTTTTTTGATGATATGTATACGAATACGAACTTTTGTATGTAATTGCTTTAAGTTTCTGATCGtggttataaataaagttatttttctcTACATAAGGAATTCATTTAAGAAAATCTTCAGCCATTCATGTTAGCAGTTACACTAACCATTGTTTTTTAGTAATtcatttctttgtatatttcaaatattttatttgtacgttATTCTTAGTAACTGCAATAACTGTTCGTcacaagtaattattaaaatttgtcttCCTGAGTGATGGATTACTTACTCGGGTCATTAATAACTTGTTTCAAATTAATGctaatttctttaatttaaatatcttaatatatataaatctcgtatcacaatgtttgtcctcaatggactcctaaactacttaaccgattttagtcaaatttgcacaccgtatgcatgttgatccaacttaaaagataggctatattttattttgatatattatgttattattatatttcagaaaaaaataaggtgatacgaagttcgccaggtcagctagtgtaaatatataaatacaggaacctgaagaagaaataaaat
Encoded here:
- the LOC123659183 gene encoding pancreatic triacylglycerol lipase-like — protein: MIRYSIYFLIVCIGISAALPADPVIRKLDPNLRFKYETDGSGKNVLVDTWMKLSDLAATARFNPIATNSYNLFTRQNPTISQNLLFNNIPNLLASNFDSSKRTVILIHTWRTQVISDFSITLVPALLAAADLNVILVDWTAGSNTINYPVLIDNCVESGRAVALFIDWLNQSTGSSPSQFHIIGHGFGGHQAGIAARYVQGEVGYVTALDPSFYGWLNHNYRLQPEDSAYTEVIHTNAGMSGYLGDLGHVDFYPNGGESMPGCSSHACDHARSYFYFAESVLSGGFTGRQCSSYLAAIFGICSLPGRLQMGGLTPKTGQSGIYTVDTNATPPYSRG